The window TGAGAGGGGCATATCCTccattttcatttgaaaatctGTAATGGAAATCTTGACCGCAAGGTAATAAGATTGTGATCTAAGAACTTAAAAGAGACGGGATGGAATTCAAACAACAATACGGGTGACAGGTAACAAATTTAATCCAAATGCACAAACAGATAACttactttaaaaatatgtattagcACTTGATCCAGATCTATCTTCATCCTattgaaaagaaagagaagaaatattAGCTCGTCACATGTAATAATTAGTGGTACAATCTGACAACTGTGACTCCCCCCCATGCCTGAAGTGAAGACATCAACTACAGCAACATCCTGATTTTCATATTGCtgcacatcacacacactgcatgttATTGAGATACTTGTTTTTATGAATACACCCTCACCAGCGTTAAACCTGCACGTGTTTAATTGATGATGATTGTGTGTCCAACAAGAAAGCTCAAAGAATAGCTACATTTTACATAAAACGTTCGTTTAAACAACCTCACCAACGACTAGCTAACGTTATTAGAAACTAAACGCGGGTGATGACAGTTGCCTAAGAAAATTAACTCCGGCTAGTATCACCTTTTATGGTTTATATTTGCTGCCTCTACTTCTCTCCTAATTTGGGCTGAAGGAAAGGCCTTTGTAGCGTTCGAATACTAAGAAACAATGTAGCGACGTTAGGTGTGTTTTAATTTCAAActgtttcctcttaccctgTCATGCCGAAAACTCAGCCTGAACCGGGCAGTTTCTCTGCGGGAGGCGACATGACCGAGTCCATCCACATAAAACACGTTAGCAGGAGGCCCGGTCTTCAGCTACAGCCATCGTAATATCCCTGGTAAAACAAAAAGCTCGCTAAAAGTGTCTGCTGTCGCAGGTGTCGGTTAGCAACACTGACGTTACGAACGAGGAGGCCGACAAAGCGCGACAGAAATGTAAAGCAGCGGACTTCCGGTTTAAgcgttaaaaataaaagcttcaccTGTCGCGTGTCAAGTGAGTTGGTGGAACTCGCCTGAAAGTGAACCAACACACTGGATGTCCACATCGTGGAGGCGTGCAAGAAGATCATTCTGTCATTCAAATGCTTAAGGTTTTGTCAGCATTTAGTGTATCAATGTGCATATTAGAAAAGTGCATCATATTCCATAGGTTAAAAACACGATTTTTTTTGACACTTCTAAATCTCTAAGAAAAACTAACCATCTGAAAGAAATACCATTTTGTTCAACATTTCTTCAACAGCTAAAGACTAGTTACTTattagactgatttttttttagaagatcATTAAAATACTAAACAGTAGACAAAATTATCTCCACATAGACCAGCTACAAATAATCACCTTGAATgcatctaaaataaaataaaaacagtaggCCTAAAAGTGGGGAAACCAGAGGTAGGTTCATCACGTTAGTATAACTGTACTGAAAAGCGCATATAGGAACATCCAAACATGTAAACACTAAATATAATtgcaaatatgtatatatttaggTCTGTAAGCACATTTTTATAAACCAAAGGAAATATGAGTTTACCCCTAAACATGACATAACTTTGAAACACAGATGAGTGCAGAGGAAACTCTGACTTGTTATTTTAAAGGAGCCTCCTggcattttattataatttgttTTGAAAACCAAAACCATCctgcattaaaataataataaataaataaatcactgcttGGAAATTTGTGACGTATTTAAGGCCATTCtgatacttttattttgaaggtaaaGTTTTGGTGTTTCCGCTGTTACAGGGGAATTTGACATCTACCTTTTAGTTCAGACATCAATAAATGAACGCTAGATTTTCGCTCTTTATCTACAATCAGTTTGTATAGCCTGAGCGGCTGAATGAGGTCACCACTACCACGAGGGTATGCTAAATGACCGAAAGTTTGTGGACAGCTGAACATTACAGCAGCATGGAATTGCTCAACTCTAATTCCAGCTATTTAAAAACCAACAAGATTTTGGAAGATGCCAAAAGGGATTTTCCCCATTCCAACTATGTTGGGTGAAGAGTTTATCTCATAGGTGTTGGTTCAAGTCACGGGTTCTCTGCAGGCCATTTTTCCATTCACCAAAGCAATGCATCATCTGACATGATGAGGTCTTGTGGGGGATCCTGCTTTTACCATGTTGTATCAAGGTCAGGATTTGGTCACATGCATCAGATGTCCTACAGGACCTTTTTACTGCGTAGACATTACCAAAAATTTCTTGATCGATTGATTTTTTGTGATCCGTGTGCTCTCAgcttataaaaaacaaaacaaaacatgctttAAACTGTTAAAGATCATTTATTTGCCCAAATACTTGAACTACAAGGACATAAGAACACCCTCAGCTATATAAAACATCAAACTCTGTCAATTTGTCAGCAGTACAAACTTGTAAAGCTTTGCTGTCTTAGATATCTCTATAAACCGACATAAGGGAGAGAAGAAACAACTAAAACAGGCGAATTTAACCAAAAATTCTCCCCCGTGAGTGAAAGACTCACTGGCCTTAGAAACCACAGATGAGGGCTTGCCAAAATAAAAGTACTAACAAAACAATAAGCACTTGATACAAAAACAGTATTTACagaaaattacagttttttttttctttcttaaccCCAAGTCCACCGGCAACTCAGTTCCCTAAATCCCTTTTACAAACTTCCATCATTCAACAGAAGCAATCGCTTTCCTTTGCGTTTCCCTCCCCCAGTTATTTAAATAGTCCACGCTGGTTTTATTTCAGTCTTTGATGAGATTCATAATGATCAAAATAAACCCATTACTAACAGATCATTAATAGTTGCCATGTACTTTGTCTGGAGACCCAAAATGACAGTCATGTATAACCATTTTCAGGTATTCAACCGCAAAGacctttggagaaaaaaaataaaataaaagatttaacaATATCTACATTCATGGTGTTGGTATGATGTCCCCGCACAGGCACATACATGTACACTGCTGTCACATCGtggtatgcaaaaaaaaaaacagcacacattAAAGCAAAGAAACACGCAAACACCCTCATATATACAAAGTtctgtgcacacatgcacacaaactcacacagagGGACTGATTTACATTAagtgcacactttttttttttttttttttgggataaGCATCAGAACAGAACCCATGTGGATTACAGTCAATAACATTAAAACTTGGAAATAAAAATGGACCGATCCATTCAGCTCAACACCCACAACGGGTCCAGATAGATCAAAACACAACTgctcacaattaaaaaaaactagtaGCAAATTACAGTTGAACTGtaaatgaaagagaaaacagtTCTGAGAAAAAAGTAAGCATGTACGAcgtgttctttaaaaaaaaaaaaaagtcagactgAGCTTTAAACATGGACACGTTATTCCAAATGTTAATTATGAACGGCTCAATTAACTGAGTCAGTAAGAACTGTTAAGACTGATCAGCTAAAACACGTCAGTTTTGATAAACTATATTTCTCAATAACACACACACGACAATGTGTAGTGTCCTGCAAAGTATTCAATCCCCCCCTCAACCCGGACTTTGATATTTTATACCGGAACCATCGTGGCTAATCAGGTTTTATGACACGAATGACTTTTATGTCCAAGTTAAACCAGCAGAAACCTATTTAACTTAAGTACATGTATTTATATTAACATCATGTTCTTGTATCTGGAagcccaaacaacaaaaaacagtctTGTTTTTTAGATCTGTGCTTAGTTTAGATCAAACATTCCCTCACACAGGTTTAGATGAGATCCATCACACTTCTGTGTTGAAAAGCtttacaaccccccccccacccaaaaaataaaaataaatcactgctgGGTGCAGTCAGTTCATTTCCATTAAATGTTGCGGTGTTTCCTTATACCCTGCTGAGTGTGAAAAGGTCCaataacaatttttttaaatgatgtaaagcaataaaacatgaaaagtcCAAGGATTGAATACTTTATAGGCAATGtatatttcaaatgaaaaacatggGTATGTAACAAACTCTTAAATTCTCCAGCAACAGAAAGACATTCATaatggcttaatttttttttttcctgaaaaaatACCACTTCTTTAAGAACAAAATCATAAAATCTACATCATAAGTTGAGGACAATACAACAAcgttgtggggggaaaaaaaaattttttttaaaggaaatgttttGTTGAGTGCAATTTTCCAGTACCCCGCATACCCCCTGCCCACCCCCCAGGTGACCCACCGTACTGTGTTCTTTGGCTCAGCCGGTTCACAACTCATGCCACCTGTCCTTAACTAAtcatcaaaataacaaaaataaaagacgtAGGGGGTAATCAGTTACCCAGCACATTAAAACTCTAACCTTAAACCACTGAAGCTGCAAATCAAGATTGAAACCAGTGCAGAAATGTTCACGACATCACCAAACCAGTGGGATGCTGTTTTTGGCATTCTGTCAGCGGCCCCTGCTGTGAGATGACGATCACACTGGGGATGGAATTAAACTGATTTCGGAGATAGGGGCAGGATCTCTCCTTGAGTACAGATCATCAACGCAGCAACATGAAGTGGGTGAGTGTGAAATGGATGAAGCAATGCAGGGGCTCCCTCTGGTGGCGGGAGGAGAACAGGGTTGGCACAGTGGCAGAGCTCCCTGGACTCTTGGCTCAGCTCAGCGCTGCTCAGTTTGTCAACGATGGCCCGTTTCAGTCTGAATCAGAGTCTGATGACCCCTGCGAGTTCGACTCACTGCTGCTGTCCTCCGACTTGTTCTCCTTGTCGTCTGCCTCATCGTCATCTTCGTCGTCTTCATCGtcgtcctcggcctccttctttaaaccagaacaaaagaaaacagattcaGCACGAGCTCAAACCATTTGCTGTCGCTCTCCCCTGCATATCAGCAAAGATGTCACTCACATCTTCATCGTCCTCGTCGTCGTCATCCTCCTCACTGGAAGAGTCACCCTCGGAGGAAGCCTTCTcctgctcatcatcatcatcgtcgtcatcatcctcgtcctcctccGTATCCTGCAAGAAGTTATTTTTGTCTCCCTTCAGATAAGGCTGCTAACATGAGTATATAAATGTAAAGGTTACACCCAGCAGACGGATGAGTTCCATTACAGTAAAACAACCAAAGTCAGTACTCACAGATTTCTTGGACTTTGCTTTGGGGCCTCCTGGTTTTGCTGTACTTCTTCTTTTCTGAAGGATTATTGGAAATAATCAATCAttcaaaaatgccaaagacatACTACAATTTTAAAGCGCTTCAGTACATTTCTCCTGTTGTGAATGGTTAGCTGTAACAACGCAAAAGTACTCCTTACTTGTGAATTGTATTCTTTGTAAGTGTTTCTCTCTTGTGAAGATAAACTCTGTGGAAAGATGGAAACGCATGTTAGATTTCTCCAAAGGTGTCAGAAACATCTTGCATCCCGGAAACATCTGTCAAGGCCTTCTTACAGCGAGCCACTGTTCCAGCTGGACTTTGTACTGCCTCTGCTTCTCCTCAGCAATCTTCTTGTAGCGGTCCTTTTCCTTCAGTGGTAACCTCTGCCAGCGGCTGCCGATCTCAGCCATCCGCTCTTTCATCGGGAGGTGATTCAGCTCTCCGTTGGACAGCATCTCTTGGGAGAATTTCTGATATCCATTTCTAGAGAGTCAAAAATCAGATGAGGAAAATGTCACGGTTTCTCACTGGTTAAATCAGACGGCGCAGATGAGCCGGAGGTCACAAACTTACGACGGTGGTTTCTTGGGTTCACCCTCAAACTTCATTTTCTTCCCTGAGGCAATGGCAGCAGCAGGTGAGCGCATCTCACTCACTTCCCTCTGTTAAGGACAGGTAAGTCAACATTTAGCTCTCACTGGTGTCGTATAGAAATATGGCAGATTTTACTGAGATTGCCCTCTGACCTCGTATCTTTTCTGGtcctctgctgcttttttgaTCCAcataattttctcttttttctccatGGTGCTCCAGGTTCCTTCCATTGCTTTCTGTGCCTTTGGCCGGTCGTTCTGCAAAGCACACACTTGCATTAAATCCACTTCACTTTGCCAGCTACAGCACTGCACAGCCTCCTATTCAGGAGAACTTCTAGGAGTGGTGCATACCTTAAATCTGGCCAGGTAGTCTCCTATAACACTCTGCTGCCAGATGTCTTGTGCAGTTTTGGGCGGATCTGGAAGACGACTGCGAtcctccttttccttcttctcgGACTCGGCCTTCAGTACTGTTTCTAAGCGTTTATATTTCTCCTAAAAGACAACCAGAACATCATGAGACATGTTCAAAAATCCAGCTTTCAGAAAACTCTGTCACTTTGATCCAGTCTACTGATGTGGCATCTCTCTGCTACATAAACCAACATTACCTTCTTCTTATCCGGCAGCTCATTCCACATGCGTGCAAGGAGTCTTGTGAGCTCACTGTCAGAAAGGTCTGGCCGCTCCTGCTGCAGTTTGGGACGTTTCTCCTCAGCAAATATGAACATGGCTGAAATGGGTCTTTTGGGTTTCTCTGGATTGGCCTGCGCAATGTACAAGAGAATCTCAGTAAAGCATACCAAAGTATCAAAGTAAACAGATGTAATAGCTTTCTGTCTGAATAATTATGCACAAAGAAATCTGCACTgccttaaaaaacaacaacaaaaaaaaaaaaaaacagcagatgcatttaatattaaaaagcTTCTTTCAGATGTTCCCTTATTCACGAGGGGGTGCCAGAGCAGATGAATTTGCATATTTGCTTTGGCACAGATTGTGacaccggatgcccttcctggtGCAACCCTCCCATGGATCTGTGTCGTTCCCTGGtctcaaaccagggatcttttgcGTGTTACGTGAATATGTTAACCACCATATATCAGAAAATAACATGGAAAATCTGACTCAAGCATATCTTGCATTACTACGCTTGCAAGTCATGTTGTTCTTATAAAACTGCATCATATTATCAAAGCTTCTGTATTCTCACGCTTACCTTTGCTTTAGAGCTTTTCTTTTTAGACGCGGGACTATTGGCTCCGCCACCCTTCTTAAAACCGACCTTATCCTCACCCAAGACCCGCTGCTGCTCTTCCTCCGATATACTCTACAGGTGTCAGCATAGCAAATAaatcacacataaaaacacttcCAGTAAAAAGTATAACTCATAAAAAGGCAGAGGGATGGCTACAACATATAAACAATGTAAGACTTACACTGAGAAATCTGTTCATCTCAATTTCatactctttttttctctgaaaagaCACAAATATGACAGTTTAGACAAACTTAAAGgctttaaatttgattttcaaAACTATGTGACTTCATGATTATCAAGTCACCTGCTCGCAGCGTTTTTGGTAGGCGTCCTTCTCGTGCTGCTTCAGCAGCTTCCATCGCTGGCTACACATCACCATGCGCTCTGTGCTGGGAACGTCCTTCATGCTCGACATGAGCTCCGCACAGAACATCGAGTAACCGTTTCTGAAAGCATTCAAACACCACGTGTTACACCTGAATATCTCACAGGGCAGTGACCTACACAATCAGACACTTCAGGTGTGTAGCCGGGACTCACGGAGGCGGTTTGTCAGGTCGGCCGTCAGATTTGTCCTTCAGGTGTCGCTCTGCCTTAGTCAGGGTGGACTTAACAATGTCCTCCTGGGTCATGTTTAACTCTGGGTGCTGTTGGATGTATTCCCGCATTGTCTCCTGGAAgattgcaaaaacaaaaaaaaaaaaaacaacccacatTTAAAAGCCCTTACATTTTATCATTGCTATAAAAACAATCGCACACTCAATCTCATCTCACCTCATACTGCTTCTGCTGTTCCAGGGACTTGCCGATCCATTTGAGCCTCTTTTTGTCGGGAAGCTGTGTCCACTGTTTGCTAAGATTATCTTTAATGTCTTTGGTGGTTGCCTggagtcagacacacacacacacacaaaaaagttaaCATCTCTGAAAGAGGCT is drawn from Archocentrus centrarchus isolate MPI-CPG fArcCen1 chromosome 8, fArcCen1, whole genome shotgun sequence and contains these coding sequences:
- the LOC115784038 gene encoding nucleolar transcription factor 1 codes for the protein MNGEMEAATQDQVWAQDDLLKLLEAMKVALPPKDLTKYKTSESHLDWQKVAFNSYTAEMCKQKWQEVSKEIRKFRTLTELIFDAQDYIKNPYKGKKIKKHPDFPKKPLTPYFRFFMEKRAKYAKLHPEMSNLDLTKILSKKYRELPDKKKKKYVDDFLRDKEVFVQSMMKFREEHPDLVESMTKKGSNVPEKPKTPQQLWYNHEKKAFLKLHPDATTKDIKDNLSKQWTQLPDKKRLKWIGKSLEQQKQYEETMREYIQQHPELNMTQEDIVKSTLTKAERHLKDKSDGRPDKPPPNGYSMFCAELMSSMKDVPSTERMVMCSQRWKLLKQHEKDAYQKRCEQRKKEYEIEMNRFLSSISEEEQQRVLGEDKVGFKKGGGANSPASKKKSSKAKANPEKPKRPISAMFIFAEEKRPKLQQERPDLSDSELTRLLARMWNELPDKKKEKYKRLETVLKAESEKKEKEDRSRLPDPPKTAQDIWQQSVIGDYLARFKNDRPKAQKAMEGTWSTMEKKEKIMWIKKAAEDQKRYEREVSEMRSPAAAIASGKKMKFEGEPKKPPSNGYQKFSQEMLSNGELNHLPMKERMAEIGSRWQRLPLKEKDRYKKIAEEKQRQYKVQLEQWLASLSSQERNTYKEYNSQKRRSTAKPGGPKAKSKKSDTEEDEDDDDDDDDEQEKASSEGDSSSEEDDDDEDDEDKEAEDDDEDDEDDDEADDKENKSEDSSSESNSQGSSDSDSD